Proteins encoded by one window of Geobacter sp. DSM 9736:
- the alaS gene encoding alanine--tRNA ligase: protein MTGKQIRARFLQYFAERGHTVVASSSLIPHNDPTLLFANAGMNQFKDLFLGLEKRDYIRACSSQKCVRAGGKHNDLEQVGRTARHHTFFEMLGNFSFGDYFKKEAIAFAWEFLTKELQLDKERLYVTVYKDDDEAAEIWHRQEGVPIERIYRFGEKDNFWSMGDTGPCGPCTEIFWDHGPGVGCGKPDCAVGCDCDRYMEIWNNVFMQFNRDASGTLTPLPKPSVDTGMGLERIATVLQGVKSNYDTDLLQGIIQFTAKLGGKEYGADTRDDVSLRVIADHARATTFLICDGVLPSNEGRGYVLRRIMRRAARHGKMLGFADPVLYRTVDAVIDIMSEAYPELLEREDYIKKVIRAEEDRFAETLDRGLAILNDEMAALRGRGVGTIPGETLFKLYDTYGFPIDLTADIVASEAFTVDEAGFNACMERQREQAREHWKGSGEEGIAEIFKTLYNEGMRTTFTGYEAGTGYSVVKAIVTARGGRLVAEAAAGQEVEIITESTPFYGASGGQAGDTGTISSGNAHVRIIDTKRPYPDLAVHVGVVEDGTLKTGEAVDLKVDSEERSATARNHTATHLLQSALREVLGDHVKQAGSLVTPDRLRFDFTHFSPLSDEELRRVETIVNGYIRHNHSVHAREMSVNDALESGATALFGEKYGDRVRVVRVGEVSAELCGGTHVHAAGEIGFFKIVTEAGIAAGVRRIEALSGGGAVTYAQNLEADQKRLAVLLKAEGGDPAEKLEKLLVRQKELQREVETLQSRINASRSSNLLDQVREVAGVKVLAAKVEAADPKALRELSDTLKDRLGSGIVVLGAEQGEKAALLVAVSKDLTSRYKAGDLVKTLAPIIGGSGGGKPELAQAGGSQPGKLAEALERVTGLL, encoded by the coding sequence ATGACAGGGAAGCAGATCAGAGCCAGATTCTTGCAGTACTTCGCCGAGCGGGGCCACACCGTGGTCGCCAGCTCGAGCCTCATCCCCCACAACGATCCCACGCTCCTCTTTGCCAATGCCGGCATGAACCAGTTCAAGGACCTCTTTCTCGGACTTGAGAAACGGGATTACATTCGGGCTTGCAGCTCGCAGAAGTGCGTTCGGGCTGGGGGAAAGCATAACGATCTGGAGCAGGTGGGAAGGACAGCTCGGCACCACACCTTCTTCGAGATGCTCGGCAATTTCTCATTCGGCGACTACTTCAAAAAAGAAGCGATAGCGTTTGCCTGGGAATTTCTCACCAAGGAATTGCAGCTCGATAAGGAGCGGCTTTACGTAACTGTCTACAAGGATGACGACGAAGCGGCCGAAATATGGCACCGGCAGGAGGGAGTACCCATCGAGCGAATCTACCGCTTCGGGGAAAAGGATAACTTCTGGTCCATGGGCGATACCGGCCCCTGCGGGCCCTGCACAGAAATATTCTGGGACCATGGCCCCGGCGTCGGTTGCGGCAAGCCCGACTGCGCCGTCGGCTGCGACTGCGACCGGTACATGGAGATCTGGAACAACGTCTTCATGCAGTTCAACCGCGACGCATCCGGGACTCTCACTCCGCTTCCCAAGCCGTCTGTGGATACAGGCATGGGTCTCGAACGGATCGCGACGGTTCTCCAGGGGGTGAAGTCGAACTACGACACCGATCTACTTCAGGGGATCATACAGTTCACCGCCAAGCTGGGCGGCAAGGAGTACGGCGCCGATACAAGAGACGACGTATCCTTGCGCGTCATAGCGGATCACGCCCGGGCTACCACCTTTCTCATCTGCGATGGGGTTCTCCCGAGCAACGAAGGGCGGGGATACGTGTTGCGGCGCATCATGCGACGTGCCGCGCGTCATGGAAAAATGCTCGGCTTTGCCGACCCGGTGCTCTACCGCACGGTGGACGCCGTCATAGACATAATGAGCGAGGCCTACCCCGAGCTGCTGGAACGGGAGGATTACATAAAGAAAGTGATTCGTGCGGAAGAGGATCGTTTTGCCGAAACTCTGGACCGCGGACTTGCAATCCTTAACGACGAAATGGCGGCTCTCAGGGGTCGCGGAGTTGGGACTATTCCGGGTGAAACCCTCTTCAAGCTCTATGATACGTATGGATTTCCCATAGATCTCACCGCCGATATTGTAGCCAGCGAAGCGTTCACCGTGGACGAGGCCGGGTTCAACGCCTGCATGGAACGCCAACGGGAGCAGGCGAGGGAGCACTGGAAAGGTTCAGGGGAAGAAGGAATCGCCGAGATATTCAAAACCCTCTACAACGAAGGGATGAGGACGACTTTCACCGGGTATGAAGCAGGTACCGGCTATTCAGTGGTAAAAGCGATCGTGACGGCCCGTGGAGGCCGACTTGTTGCCGAAGCTGCAGCGGGTCAGGAAGTGGAGATCATTACCGAATCAACCCCCTTTTACGGCGCCTCCGGAGGTCAGGCCGGAGACACGGGGACGATCTCTTCCGGGAATGCTCATGTACGGATCATCGATACCAAACGCCCTTATCCCGACCTCGCGGTTCATGTCGGTGTGGTGGAAGACGGAACGCTGAAAACCGGAGAAGCGGTCGATCTGAAGGTCGATTCGGAAGAGCGCTCGGCGACCGCCCGCAATCATACCGCAACCCATCTGCTGCAGTCGGCCCTCAGGGAAGTACTCGGCGATCATGTCAAGCAGGCAGGCTCACTTGTCACTCCCGACCGGCTCCGCTTTGACTTTACCCATTTTTCCCCCCTTTCCGATGAAGAGCTGCGCAGGGTGGAAACCATCGTCAACGGCTACATTCGGCACAACCATTCCGTTCACGCTCGCGAGATGAGCGTGAACGACGCCCTCGAAAGCGGCGCCACCGCTCTATTCGGCGAAAAGTACGGTGATCGCGTGCGGGTGGTACGGGTAGGGGAGGTGAGCGCGGAGCTGTGCGGCGGCACGCACGTGCATGCTGCGGGAGAAATCGGCTTCTTCAAGATAGTTACCGAAGCCGGAATCGCGGCGGGGGTGCGGCGTATCGAGGCTCTTTCCGGCGGAGGCGCCGTCACATACGCTCAGAACCTGGAAGCGGATCAGAAGAGGCTGGCAGTTCTCCTCAAGGCAGAGGGGGGAGACCCCGCCGAAAAACTGGAGAAGCTCCTCGTCCGTCAAAAGGAACTGCAGCGCGAGGTAGAAACCCTTCAGTCGCGCATCAATGCCTCCAGGTCCTCCAATCTCCTGGATCAGGTACGTGAGGTAGCCGGTGTCAAGGTTCTGGCTGCCAAAGTGGAAGCTGCCGATCCGAAGGCACTCCGAGAACTCTCCGATACCCTCAAAGACCGCCTCGGATCGGGCATTGTCGTTCTCGGCGCAGAGCAGGGGGAGAAAGCCGCTCTCCTTGTCGCGGTCAGCAAAGACCTTACCTCCCGCTACAAGGCGGGGGACCTCGTCAAGACCCTTGCACCGATCATCGGCGGAAGCGGCGGCGGCAAACCCGAGCTCGCACAGGCCGGAGGCTCGCAACCGGGAAAACTGGCCGAAGCGCTGGAACGCGTGACGGGCCTTCTGTAG
- a CDS encoding cupin domain-containing protein yields the protein MDGKTIHTSDQAEVLHPKHNQYYLKDLIVKAEAGLLSVHRGRIEPGGEIFPHTHDVEAETFYILSGDAECTMGSDTLVFRAGNCGFAPPGVLHGLRNTGSSPVELLAIFTPPLK from the coding sequence ATGGACGGTAAGACCATTCATACTTCGGATCAAGCCGAGGTCCTCCACCCCAAGCACAACCAATATTACCTGAAGGACCTGATTGTAAAGGCGGAGGCAGGCCTCCTCAGCGTTCACCGGGGAAGGATCGAGCCCGGAGGAGAGATATTCCCCCACACCCATGATGTGGAAGCGGAGACTTTCTATATCCTTTCGGGAGACGCTGAATGCACCATGGGTAGCGACACCTTGGTCTTTCGCGCCGGGAACTGCGGATTTGCACCTCCGGGTGTCCTCCATGGGCTCCGTAACACCGGTTCCAGTCCGGTGGAGCTTCTTGCCATCTTCACTCCTCCTCTCAAATAG
- a CDS encoding cell wall metabolism sensor histidine kinase WalK, whose amino-acid sequence MLEMNQKPEIGLVQQQNLKNILIVDDEAIIRDLCSKALRGYNVVEAGDGEEALRLFRGGNFDLILTDVMMPKMGGIELLTRLKELEPTLVVIVMTGFADKDVILNALKADADDFIAKPLNLLQLRTTVEKALVKKALKEEIANLKNLDRLKSNFLSLISHKFRTPITAISLFLQNMAGGVYDPADPGFQNHLKLIFEESCYLEKLVADLLTFSSVMDVEGGLKVEPCSLRSVIMQILAESKEAAAKPGVQTVTDLADLPPVMIDREKITFALRQITDNAFKFSRDTGKVSVTLAGVDDACHLIVEDEGIGIAPEDLPKIFEKFYQVDPAHTGQIRGFGLGLYYAREFIRLHGGTISVESEAGRGSTFTVTLPIRQS is encoded by the coding sequence ATGCTCGAAATGAACCAAAAACCGGAAATTGGTCTTGTTCAGCAGCAGAACCTGAAGAACATCCTCATCGTCGACGACGAAGCCATAATCCGCGACCTGTGCAGCAAAGCACTGCGCGGGTACAACGTAGTCGAGGCAGGGGATGGGGAGGAGGCCCTGCGGCTGTTCAGAGGCGGGAACTTCGATCTCATCCTGACTGACGTGATGATGCCGAAGATGGGGGGGATCGAGCTTCTGACACGGCTCAAGGAGCTTGAGCCGACTCTCGTTGTGATCGTCATGACCGGCTTCGCCGACAAAGACGTCATTCTCAATGCACTGAAGGCGGATGCGGACGACTTCATAGCCAAGCCGCTCAATCTTCTGCAGTTGCGCACGACAGTGGAAAAGGCGCTCGTAAAGAAAGCGCTTAAGGAAGAGATTGCAAACCTGAAGAACCTCGACCGGTTGAAATCCAACTTCCTCTCTCTCATATCACATAAGTTTCGCACCCCCATCACGGCAATTTCGTTGTTTCTCCAGAATATGGCCGGTGGTGTGTACGACCCTGCCGACCCAGGCTTCCAGAACCACCTGAAGCTGATTTTCGAGGAATCGTGTTACCTGGAAAAGCTGGTGGCGGACCTGCTAACCTTCAGCAGCGTCATGGACGTCGAGGGCGGCCTTAAGGTCGAGCCCTGCAGCCTCAGATCCGTCATCATGCAGATTCTTGCCGAATCGAAGGAAGCCGCAGCAAAACCGGGAGTGCAGACGGTAACCGACCTGGCCGACCTCCCCCCGGTCATGATCGACCGTGAAAAGATAACATTCGCATTGCGTCAGATCACCGACAACGCCTTCAAGTTTTCGCGCGATACCGGCAAGGTCTCGGTAACCCTTGCCGGCGTCGATGATGCCTGTCATCTTATTGTTGAGGATGAGGGGATCGGAATAGCACCCGAGGATCTGCCCAAAATTTTCGAGAAGTTTTACCAGGTGGATCCTGCGCATACAGGGCAAATAAGGGGGTTCGGCCTCGGCCTTTACTACGCGCGAGAGTTCATACGGCTTCACGGCGGCACCATCAGCGTCGAAAGCGAAGCCGGCAGAGGCAGCACCTTCACCGTGACGCTCCCTATCCGGCAGAGTTGA
- the argB gene encoding acetylglutamate kinase — protein MQHLIEKANTLMEALPYIRRFSGKTVVVKYGGHAMSDERLKESFALDVILLKSLGINIVVVHGGGPQINETLKRYGIVSEFVRGMRVTDAATMGVVEMVLTGQVNKEVVGYLNQHGGRAVGLSGKDGNLLLCEKLLQPVKREDGTVEQIDIGFVGNVVKVNQELIQTLEHGKFIPVIAPVGVGEKGESYNVNADLVAGRVAGALRAEKLILLTDVEGVKDQEGNLLSSISLGQVPGLIEGGVITGGMIPKVDCCVDAVNEGVKKAHIVDGRVQHALLLEIFTDTGVGTEIRG, from the coding sequence ATGCAACATCTCATAGAAAAAGCGAATACCCTGATGGAGGCCCTCCCATACATCAGGCGTTTTTCCGGCAAAACCGTTGTCGTGAAGTACGGTGGACACGCCATGTCGGATGAAAGACTGAAAGAGTCCTTCGCCCTCGACGTAATCCTCCTCAAATCCCTTGGAATCAACATCGTGGTGGTCCATGGCGGGGGTCCGCAGATCAACGAAACCCTCAAGCGCTACGGGATCGTCTCCGAATTCGTCCGCGGGATGCGTGTCACAGACGCCGCCACGATGGGGGTGGTGGAGATGGTTCTGACCGGGCAGGTGAACAAAGAAGTCGTTGGGTACCTTAACCAGCACGGCGGGCGCGCCGTCGGCCTCTCGGGCAAGGATGGCAATCTCCTTCTCTGCGAAAAGCTCCTCCAGCCGGTGAAGCGGGAGGACGGGACCGTCGAGCAGATCGATATCGGCTTCGTCGGAAACGTGGTGAAGGTAAATCAGGAGCTTATCCAGACCCTCGAGCATGGAAAGTTCATCCCGGTGATCGCGCCTGTAGGGGTCGGCGAAAAGGGGGAAAGCTACAACGTCAACGCCGATCTGGTGGCGGGACGGGTGGCAGGAGCCCTCAGGGCCGAGAAGCTGATTCTGCTCACCGACGTTGAAGGGGTGAAGGACCAGGAGGGAAACCTCCTGTCGAGCATCTCCCTTGGCCAAGTGCCGGGGCTCATCGAAGGCGGAGTGATCACCGGCGGGATGATCCCGAAGGTAGACTGCTGCGTCGACGCGGTGAACGAAGGGGTGAAGAAGGCCCACATCGTCGACGGCAGGGTGCAGCACGCCCTTCTACTTGAAATTTTCACGGATACGGGCGTAGGCACCGAGATACGGGGGTAG
- a CDS encoding acetylornithine transaminase has product MTSQQWIEKADRYIMKTYGRYPLVPVKGEGCVVWDADGKRYLDFLAGVAVNNLGHCHPKVVAALQKQAAELIHCSNYYHIPQQIELAELLCSHSFADRAFFCNSGAEANEAAIKLARKYSRERYGGDRYEIITAISSFHGRTMATISATGQEKVQKFFDPLLHGFKHVPFNDAAALREAVGPNTCAVMLEPIQGEGGVVVPSAEYFREVREICDANDLLLIFDEVQVGIGRTGKLFAHEHFGITPDLMTLAKALAGGAPIGVMLSTEEIAAAFGPGSHGSTFGGNPLVTAAGIASLRVILEEGILNRTEEIGEYLLGELEALKRKFPVITEVRGIGLMIGLELSIPAGDIVKKGLDRGLLLNVAQDRVLRFVPPLVVTKQEIDEMIGILAGILEETKQ; this is encoded by the coding sequence ATGACATCTCAGCAATGGATCGAAAAAGCCGACCGCTACATCATGAAGACCTATGGGCGGTATCCGCTCGTTCCGGTAAAAGGAGAGGGGTGCGTCGTGTGGGATGCCGACGGGAAGCGCTACCTCGACTTCCTAGCCGGGGTCGCGGTTAACAACCTCGGGCACTGTCACCCCAAGGTGGTTGCCGCGCTCCAGAAGCAGGCGGCGGAGCTGATCCACTGCTCCAACTACTACCATATTCCCCAGCAGATCGAGCTTGCGGAGCTCCTCTGCAGCCACTCCTTCGCTGACCGCGCCTTCTTCTGCAACAGCGGCGCCGAGGCCAACGAAGCTGCAATAAAGCTCGCCCGCAAGTACAGCCGGGAGAGGTACGGCGGCGACCGGTACGAGATTATAACCGCCATCTCCTCTTTCCACGGCAGGACGATGGCCACCATCTCCGCCACGGGACAGGAGAAGGTGCAGAAGTTCTTCGACCCTCTTCTCCACGGATTCAAGCATGTTCCCTTCAATGACGCGGCGGCGCTTCGCGAGGCGGTGGGGCCGAACACCTGCGCAGTGATGCTGGAGCCGATCCAGGGGGAAGGCGGCGTGGTCGTCCCTTCCGCGGAGTACTTCCGCGAGGTGCGGGAAATATGCGACGCCAACGACCTGCTCCTCATTTTCGACGAGGTCCAGGTAGGGATCGGGCGAACAGGCAAACTCTTTGCCCACGAGCACTTCGGGATCACTCCCGACCTGATGACTCTCGCCAAGGCGCTTGCCGGCGGAGCCCCCATCGGGGTGATGCTCTCCACCGAGGAGATCGCCGCGGCATTCGGCCCGGGGAGCCACGGTTCGACCTTCGGCGGCAACCCTCTAGTAACCGCTGCCGGGATAGCCTCGCTCCGGGTGATCCTGGAGGAGGGAATACTCAACAGGACGGAGGAGATCGGCGAGTACCTGCTCGGGGAACTGGAGGCGCTTAAGAGAAAATTTCCCGTGATTACCGAGGTGCGCGGGATCGGCCTCATGATCGGCCTGGAACTCTCCATCCCCGCAGGCGACATCGTGAAGAAGGGGCTCGATCGTGGTCTTCTCCTCAACGTCGCCCAGGACCGCGTGCTCCGCTTCGTCCCGCCGCTGGTGGTGACCAAGCAGGAAATAGATGAGATGATCGGCATCCTTGCCGGAATACTGGAGGAAACGAAGCAATGA
- the argF gene encoding ornithine carbamoyltransferase yields the protein MKKDFLALNQYSKAELDALFALTRELKEKQKKRVSHRLLDGRSIALIFEKSSTRTRVSFEVGVYQLGGQPLFISSATSQMGRGEPIKDTARTISRYCDGIMIRTYGQEIVDEFARYASVPVINGLTDLFHPCQIMADLFTVIEHRGSYDGLTFSWVGDGNNMANTWIEAAAIFGFTLKLACPEGYDPDADVLAWAKGKGADILLTRDPREAVQDADVINTDVWASMGQEAEQKEREKAFAGYQVNEALLDEAKGNCMVLHCLPAHRGEEITDDVIEGPHSAVWDEAENRLHIQKAIMATLIR from the coding sequence ATGAAGAAGGACTTCCTCGCCCTCAACCAGTACTCGAAGGCGGAACTCGACGCGCTCTTCGCTCTTACGCGGGAGCTGAAGGAGAAGCAGAAGAAGAGGGTTTCCCACCGCCTTCTCGACGGGAGGAGCATCGCCCTCATCTTCGAGAAGTCCTCCACCCGCACTCGCGTCTCCTTCGAAGTAGGCGTCTACCAGCTCGGGGGGCAGCCCCTCTTCATCTCCTCCGCTACGTCGCAAATGGGGCGGGGGGAGCCGATCAAGGATACCGCCCGCACCATTTCCCGCTACTGTGACGGGATTATGATCCGTACCTACGGGCAGGAGATCGTCGACGAGTTTGCCCGCTACGCCTCGGTTCCCGTCATCAACGGCCTCACCGATCTCTTCCACCCGTGCCAGATCATGGCCGATCTGTTTACAGTGATCGAGCACCGGGGGAGCTACGATGGGCTTACCTTCTCCTGGGTGGGGGACGGGAACAACATGGCGAACACCTGGATCGAGGCCGCCGCCATCTTCGGGTTCACCCTCAAGCTCGCATGCCCCGAGGGGTATGACCCTGACGCCGATGTCCTCGCCTGGGCGAAGGGTAAGGGAGCCGACATCCTCCTCACCCGTGACCCCCGGGAGGCGGTGCAGGACGCCGACGTGATCAACACCGACGTCTGGGCTAGTATGGGGCAGGAGGCCGAGCAGAAGGAGCGTGAGAAGGCCTTCGCCGGCTACCAAGTTAACGAGGCCCTCCTCGACGAGGCGAAAGGGAACTGCATGGTCCTCCACTGCCTGCCGGCGCACCGTGGGGAGGAAATCACCGATGACGTCATCGAAGGCCCACACTCGGCGGTCTGGGACGAGGCGGAGAACCGGCTGCATATACAAAAAGCCATCATGGCTACGCTGATAAGGTAA
- a CDS encoding argininosuccinate synthase: MAKKEVKKIVLAYSGGLDTSIILKWLKNEYGCEVVAFSADLGQGDELAPVREKAFATGASKVYIDDLREEFVRDFVFPMFRANAIYEGHYLLGTSIARPLIAKRQMEIAKIEGADAVSHGATGKGNDQVRFELAYYHFDPSITVVAPWRDWKLNSRQALVNYAKKNGIPIPVTKKRPWSSDRNLLHISFEGGILEDTWAEPPENMFVLTKAPEKAPNKPQYIEIQFEKGNAVAIDGVRMTPAELLAKLNEIGGEHGIGRVDLLENRSVGMKSRGVYETPGGTILREAHMAVEQITMDREVMRVRDSLIPEYARLIYAGYWFSPEREMLQTLIDESQKCVNGVARIKLYKGHCRTVGRKSETDSLFNLDFATFEKDQVYNQADATGFIKINSLRLRIRSLMQNAKKK, translated from the coding sequence ATGGCCAAAAAAGAAGTTAAGAAAATCGTCCTCGCCTATTCGGGCGGACTCGACACCTCTATCATCCTGAAGTGGCTGAAGAACGAGTACGGCTGCGAGGTTGTCGCCTTTTCCGCAGACCTGGGGCAGGGGGACGAACTGGCACCGGTTCGGGAGAAGGCGTTCGCCACCGGGGCATCCAAGGTCTACATCGACGACCTGAGGGAGGAGTTCGTACGCGATTTCGTCTTCCCGATGTTCCGCGCCAATGCCATCTACGAGGGGCACTACCTCCTCGGCACCTCCATCGCCCGTCCACTTATCGCAAAGCGGCAGATGGAGATCGCGAAGATCGAGGGGGCCGACGCGGTTTCCCACGGCGCCACCGGCAAGGGAAACGATCAGGTCCGTTTCGAGCTCGCTTACTATCACTTCGATCCTTCCATCACCGTAGTCGCCCCGTGGCGGGACTGGAAACTCAACAGCCGCCAGGCTCTCGTCAACTACGCCAAGAAGAACGGCATTCCGATCCCGGTTACCAAGAAGCGCCCCTGGTCCTCCGACCGCAACCTCCTCCACATCTCTTTCGAGGGTGGAATTCTTGAGGATACCTGGGCCGAGCCGCCCGAGAACATGTTCGTCCTTACAAAGGCCCCGGAAAAGGCCCCTAACAAGCCCCAGTACATAGAGATCCAGTTCGAGAAGGGGAATGCCGTTGCCATCGACGGCGTTCGTATGACGCCGGCCGAGCTCCTCGCCAAGCTGAACGAGATCGGCGGCGAGCACGGCATCGGCAGGGTCGACCTCCTCGAAAACCGCTCCGTAGGGATGAAATCCCGCGGCGTCTACGAGACTCCGGGGGGCACGATCCTCCGGGAGGCGCACATGGCAGTGGAGCAGATTACAATGGACCGCGAGGTCATGCGCGTGCGCGACTCCCTCATCCCCGAATATGCGCGGCTCATCTACGCCGGGTACTGGTTCTCGCCTGAGCGGGAGATGCTCCAGACCCTCATCGACGAGTCACAGAAGTGCGTGAACGGCGTCGCCCGCATCAAGCTCTACAAGGGGCACTGCCGAACCGTCGGCCGCAAGTCGGAGACCGACTCCCTCTTCAACCTCGACTTCGCCACCTTCGAAAAGGATCAGGTATACAACCAGGCCGACGCCACCGGGTTCATCAAGATCAACTCGCTGCGCCTGCGGATCAGGTCGCTAATGCAAAACGCGAAGAAAAAGTAG